A window of Bacteroidota bacterium genomic DNA:
CAAATTTATCGTTTGCGTTGGAAATTCCGAAGATGATACTTTGTCCTTAATCCAATCCATTGATTCAGATAAAATTCAGATCCTGCCAAGTATTTGGGATGACAGCCTACGGAAAAACGGAGAAGTCCTTGCCGTTGAGACCAATAAGGCATTGGATGCGGTTCCGCCGGAATTTGACTGGGTTTTCTACATTCAGGGCGATGAGGTGGTACACGAGAAATACCTGGAAACCATCAAAGAAAACATGTTGAAATATAAAGATGACAAACAGGTCGAGGGATTACTCTTCAAATATGTTCATTTTTATGGCAGCTATAATTATATTGGCAATTCAAGGCGTTGGTACCGGAATGAAATAAGGGTTGTAAGAAATGACAGGCAAATAAGATCATACAAAGATGCCCAGGGCTTCCGCAAAAATGACGGGAAATTAAAAGTCAAACCCATTG
This region includes:
- a CDS encoding glycosyltransferase family 2 protein, coding for MKVCGITFVRNARKYDYPVVESIQSILPVCDKFIVCVGNSEDDTLSLIQSIDSDKIQILPSIWDDSLRKNGEVLAVETNKALDAVPPEFDWVFYIQGDEVVHEKYLETIKENMLKYKDDKQVEGLLFKYVHFYGSYNYIGNSRRWYRNEIRVVRNDRQIRSYKDAQGFRKNDGKLKVKPIEACVFHYGWVRPPQVMQNKTRSFHNLWHSDEWIQKNIANTESYDYSHIDSLCLFKETHPKVMEERIKKAEWKFEFDVKQKKFNLKEWALYLFEKATGIRLFEYKNYEILK